gttcttgatgaagcggcggtaataacccgcaagaccaagaaaagaacgaacctcagtaggagtagttggcgtatcccaatccttaatcgcactgatcttggagggatctacatgaataccttgttcgttgacaatatgtcctaaaaattgaacttccttaagccaaaattcgcacttggagaacttggcaaaaagttgctctttctttaggagttccagagtaagacgaagatgttgctcgtgatcagcttgcgtcttagagtaaatcaagatgtcatcaataaaaacgatgatgaacttatccaaataaggcttacaaaccatattcattaagtccatgaaaacagcaggagcattggtcaaaccaaatggcatgactgtgaactcataatgcccatatcgagtgcggaatgctgtcttgggaatatcctcttcatacacacgaagttgatgatacccagaacgaagatcaatcttcgaaaagcaagtagcaccctgtaactggtcaaagagatcattaatgcgaggtaggggatatcgattcttgatggtaagtttgttcagctcacggtaatcgatacacattctgaaggatccatacttcttcttgacaaaaagaacaggagcaccccaaggtgaaaagctaggacgaataaaacctttgtcagaaagctctagaagctgcttagacagttcttgcatctcggacggtgcaagacgatatggagctctggcaataggatttgcaccaggtacaagatcaatacggaactcgacttggcgtgctggaggtagaccatgTAACtattcaggaaacagctccggataatcccgaacaacagggatatcttgaatagacttacctttgcctttatctgctgtaacatgtgccaggaaggccacatagttctttcgctgatacttccgagcttgaaaacaagacataagcttgaggctactagcaggtttttcaCCACAAACCTGCAGTATCTCACCTGACAAAAgtggcacacgaacgatcttctcaaaacaaactacctctgcgcgatgcttggctaaccaatccatacccacaataatgtcgaagcttccaagttgcataggcgtgaggtcaataggaaaaagatggtcgttaaggttcaactggcagttgcgaagaacagaatcaagaacaatgggttcaccattcgcaacttcgactgtcaaaggcttacctagttttgttctagacacgcgaagcaatggttcgaaagataacgacacaaaactcttatcggcccccgagtcaaaaagaacagatgcaggttgattattaactaagagcgtaccattcaccacctcgttgtctgcttgtgcctcaacagcattcatattaaaagctcgtccacgagcctgagcctgaactggatttgcattaaccagccttggacactggtttcgataatgggtcaagtctccgcaattaaagcatgagccaggaggatagtgaggtcgtgcagcttgtgctTGCTGTTGAATAGGTAGTTGAGCTCCCTGTTGGGCTGGATTTCTAGCAGAACGACAAACCTCCGCAAGATGACCCGAttttccacagttggtacagaaacgacacgggagttgctgttgatggtgactattgcacctattgcacaaaggtgcattcccttcataccgcttctttgcgggaggctgcgctggctgattgggagctgcctggttctgttgggcagtgatggcaaaattttgggaagcctttcgcttcctagaaccctttgatgagccagaatccttccccttcttacctttcttgctaacccctttgtcagacgcctgattcttgcccttgtcacccttcctatgcaatttaccctttctgacCTGTGATTCTGTCAACGTCGCagctaactcgattgcctgacggacagtggtaggtttactactagtaacgatgtcttgcacagaatcaggtagaccatcgatgtatctttcgatagccttgtcaagtggggtgaccattgttgggcataacaaaaTCAACTCCTCatatctatcagtatacgcccggtgctcaccactaacctgtttcagatcgtcaaactccctttccaactttcgtagctcacgacgaggacaaaactcattcatcatgagagtcctcaattcagcccatgttttcgctaaagcgacttcagcacctcgatctctcataccccgttccaccatgttaacgccctcttctgaaaaacacttgaagcaaactcaactttgcgattatcaggacactgaacatggcggaaagtattctcaatgctctcgaaccattgaagaagcccagttgctccttcggtatcactgaacttgagtggtttagccgaattgaaactcttgaagttacaaggagcgttctgattgatgttggcttggttaaactgagcaatgagattcgggaacgcagcagccatatgctgtgcgatgatttctgccagttcagcattgggtagctgattctcgcgtcgaggaggcatgagaggaaacgagtgagatgattagatgaaaagaacgagacgaatcaaaatcaacaaagcaaggatggtggtcatttgtccgtatcacaaagtAAACAAACGACatacagtgactaatcaaagtaaatgggctcaTAAATAATGTTtagtgaagacatgctcgcctataagtgaacactcaccccaggagttcccaggtaagagtgactggtccgattatgtggatttgtacgaacactctagcctttgacagaaaacccagggtacagacATTCACCCTTCCAATTTGCACGtattcacactatttagaacccaaaaccttgacgagattttgaaaacttggaaggcacaatgccaaaagaatcatttaaaatcaaatgataaagtttcaaaatcaaatgaaaaaaaacaaaaaggggtCAAAACCATACAATATATCATTTGagaacagaagattgtttttcaaaaatcgtttttaGAAAACtaggttcttgttttggtgatcacctaaggataggtgaagtgcatgttttaaaatctaaacacaagacaacttgtgttggggtcctagaaaggttatagtctaggtcaaagcattactaataacctaattccctataaccattggctctgataccaactcttctgtcacaccccgaccacgtaaaacatcaaatcgtggcggaaacatcggggagtgttgtaacagaattattgttccacaaccaaggtaattaaaatattattttattcatcacccaggggtggaatacattgtttcaaacaagaaccaacaagttacattgtcttaaaataaaaagaaacaaagtacataacaagttttaactagtctagatccattttatcgtcactaaggcccaagtccaccctagtgtatcacgatcatcctatgcatttgctcctgaaacacatgcgaaaataggtacgtcagcataaaaatgcctgtgagatacataggttttgtgaaaataggatccatgacttaggtttttagaaaaatgtttaatgaaatgtagtcatgaaccatgttgattgtattgtttataaattatttgaaaaacgatggtagatatgtatttttgaaagaataatatatggttaaataaataaccaagtaaattAAGTTGTATAtaacaagttgtttgtaaaacaatgtgttgtgaaaaatgtgttatatagctaaactgaaatgatttaaacaacgctgtgATGCGTAacaccatacaaacacttatatataggaagtaccatcggcgtatccaccatgtttgtatcatattacacacgcctcgttacttaaatcacttacccaaacaaaccaccgatgtaaacatgtttatatctaaccaatgtcaaaatgtttatgcaaAAACCACGTCTAATGTCAAGTGTAAAATCATGAAATGTGTGTAAGAATGTAAAAATGTCTATGCcaatgtcaatcatgtcatgtgtaaacaaaatgtcatgtatggtaagtgaaatatgtatcaactaaaccataggtgaaaatgcacaaaaacaaagtattgaagtaaaactcagtttaaatcaacgttatgttttgtggagatgcatgctatactgaatacaaacatttatgcggtattgtggaaatgcatacattcaagccttgcgactgtggtgataaacctttaaacaaattaaaggtctatctgtctaaatgttttaatcgaattcggtcattctttccatccaaacatacccaggatgtcaggaacgggagttgtcaattcctatggtaccattatctactaacgagcggcgtgatcaaagttaatgaatgtatattgtcccacttaaacaaaccaaatgtcatacccaaaatataaacatgtgaaaacaatgcactaagtatgtaatcaaatgtacacacatagcgtgaaatatcatgtaaaacaaatgtactaagtatgatgaacatacctagcatgaaaatgtcatgtaaatcaatgtactaataaacatagcaagtatataatgcgaaaacatgaaagcatgaaagtaacaagtaggcacatgtgtttcaccccaaaacgtttggaaaacagtaaaagagggttactatgtactcacttgaggttgCTTagagtcctaggataaccaccaagcaatgctagaagatcacagaatcaaacgacacctatataggcatctatattaataaacggacctatcggaggatcgggtagtacgagggttcgaaaaccaaataagtaggggaacttatgtaacatggtttaacaaagcctacgtactaaaacgaaacctatcctaagtgcttttgacccactatgacccgtttaggtagcttatgttattttaacgcgtcgtttgcgtaaaacgcgtttgaaatacctaactagccctatgataaacaagatatgccttaacatgttcaatattgttgttaaatctgtttagataccaaaaattatgttacataggcttaaaaatgaattttggcgtaaaaagggtattttggtaatttacctaaggcataaaaattacttatcatacaactacttaaacgtcatGACCAttaggtataacctcggaaggttattccctatacacaaTGGTCACCTAAAGCGTTTgatcggatcctaaagatcgaccaaatgggtcgggttcgaaagtataagcgattgattagatcgcttacctttacgaccctaaacaagcacaaatctaaaagcgacgagctaaacatgctagaaaatgtttagtgaagttagaaaacaggtttagtattaaaaaaaacggttttaataccctagagtagtttggttacaaaatacgtgagaaaacgcattttggccgaaactacgactcgtcactgagcctagataacgtggtaatcagtaggtatagtcactagggactataaccatcgtgattacgctcacgttatgaagttcaaacgaacttcgcgttgaccatgaactggtcaatgcagaaagtcaaacaaagtttgactttcggactcgaaaagcaataaaagaacgaaggaatacttacaaagggtccccgcaagattgaacttccgagtattctcaggtatgaagtgttaaaacaccccaacttagagaacaaactcagaattcaagtgtggGAAAATGGGTGAAgtgggggttgggtatttataggtgatgcacaaccgttaggatcgtttcttggaaaccgagcttcgatctgagccttacacctcgtacccactgatttacaaaaccattggcacccaaaaccagcccatagctGGGAATAGCTGGAAAGCATTTCTGCTGTTCTgggaggggcttacggaccgtaagcaaccccatacggtccgtaagggacctgcagaccagcaataTTTtcattttggcagttttggtccctgagCGCGTAtagtcgtgttttggcacttctaacacccgtcaaacccatttttgagctctacaaggatgttaaagtatagggaacataaaacatgctcaaaaatatgccggatgtcagttcgtttggccgtatgattgcgttgttcggttaattacgacggaagtcgtaacggacgcaaaaacggtccaaattgcgcgacgaatggatttttgacaagccaaacactaaaacataatattttaatgcttacataaatttttggatgtccggaagtattcagaacgtaagttatgcgcgaaaatgcaaacttatgcactttttgacgcttttagtccctgaatgacccaaaagtttattttagcacacctaacccctcaaagcctatttctaagctatgtaaacgatatttagggtgtgtttaacttatgatcatgttccgttatgttcgttacagttcaaatcgacatactttcgcagtttgtcaattttagtccctgtaagcgaataaactagatcTTGCCATAccgaagccttcaaaacttatttctaagttatgtaaaggttatttaaggtatgttaagcatgaattgatgttccggagtatttgttgcatttaactgattacgtttacgcaccagtttgcgtataattctctagaaagcgacaTAGGGTTTGAAATagaataaaagccaaaacatgaaaaacattgaacataaataaacaaatattgggatcaaataactttatttcattaataactgaactgtttacaatgattacaagcacagatgtcacatgaACTTTCCGGATGAAGCTAACTATCCTACGAGGTTTCCTGAGAGGATGGTGAAAGGTTGCATGCTAAGGTTGGGATACAGAGGTGCATTGAACAGAGGAAATTATTTGAAGTCGAAATTTCAGAAGTCCTTCAAGTTTCTAATTCATTGTATTCTGATTTCGGTAAGTCACACAAAGGGTAGCTATGATCAGATGAGAGATTATCAAATGAATATGTTAACGGCTTTAGTGTTGAACAAGAAGTATAACTTCTCGCATATAGTGTTTCAGTATATGGCGGAAAATATTACTACAAATGTTAGAACATGGAAGTATCCGCGGTTTGTGTAGATGTTAATCGATCACGCATATCCACAAATTGATAGGAACATTAAGGATGATTTATTGGAGCAAGATCATATGTCGAATAACACTTTGAAGCAATTGGCGAAATATCATCCAAATCATCCAGAGCCAGATCTTATCGTTGAAAACTTTGGCTTTATCAAAGATGGGAATTTTGTTGATCCTGATCCTGAGaatcatcagaattggaggaatcaGGAAGAAATGAATGAGGTATCATACGCTGATGAGTTGAAGATTCTTGAAAGTTTCATGACAAGAAAGAATGAATGGTTTGTGAAAGAATCAGGAAGGAGACGCAGATTTGCGACTCCTACAGCAGAACAAGGTGAAGGATCTTCTTCTAAACCGAAGAAGAAGCAAAAGAAAAAAGTTCAAACGATGTTAATTGATGAGCCTAATGAAGATGTTCCTGCTACGAATGTTGAAAAGGAACAAGAGGTGGCTGGTGGTGAAGATATATAAATTAATGCAGATTTGTTTACGACAGATACAGATTTTGTTGAAAATGTTGTGCAGACTATACTTCTGACAttcagaaagagaaagagaaggtGAACGATGATATTGAAGGTGATGACGTTGATAAAGAAACAActagttcttcaagttcatcagatGACGAAGTGGTAGATGAGGTTGAACGTGAAAAAAGAATGAGAGAAGAGGCAGAAAAAGAAAAGTTGATCAGGAAGAGAAAGAGGCAAGAACAGGAGGATGCTCCTTATGTTCCTTCACCAGAACATGTTTCTGAATCGCAATCAACTCCAAGGGGTAGAAAGAAAGCTGTTGGACGAAAGAAAGCAATGCCAAAAGTTAGAATCTCAAAAAGACCTCAGAAGATTGTGCAGAAGAAGCAACCTGAAATAGAAAGACAAAAGCCTCCAACACCTCCACATGAATCAACACCTCCACAATCACCTATTCACCAATCTCCACCAAGACAGCCTACACCTCCACTACATTCATCACCACCCAGACTTCCTACACCCCCAAATCAACCATTACATATTCCACAATCAACACCTCCACCACAACATCCATTTATCTCTTCACAAGATATTTTCGGAACACCTCCACTTTCACAATTACAACCTGGTTCTTCAAGTAAAGGTCTGCATACACCACAAGATAATCTGCTAGAAGTTGGTGATTTCGACTTTGCAAATACGTCGCAAGTGTTGAAATTGGAAAAGAAAATGGAGAATGGGATAGCAGAGAACAAAAGGTTGGCAGCTGAGAACAAGAAGGAAACTGATAGAGAAAAACTGCTTGTGAATCGTGTACAGGAGTTAgaaaagaaagttgaagctgATCAAACCGAGATTGATATTTTAAAGGTTCGTGTGTctgaacttgaagaagaaaagaatcGACGTGGTGCACAGAATGAATACTTCAAGTTAAAACATAAAGAGCTAAATGAAGCTAAAAGAGCAAGAGATCATGAGTTTTATATGCTAAACAAAGTTGTTGAAAGTATGCTGGGATCTTCTGTAGAAGAAAAGTTTGAAGAGTTACAAGTTGAAGAGGTTCGTGCTGAACATCAAGCAGAGATTGAAAGGCAGATGAAGGATAAGGGTAAAGGAGTTGAAGGAAGCTCAGCTGTGCCTGAAATGGCTCTAGTACCTTCAATGGTTACAGAGAATCCTGAGCCTATCTCTGCAGTCTCTGGTTTATTTGAAGAAGAGACTCCGATGCAAGAATTGATAGGTGATAGTAGTGATGAGGAAGGtgatgaagatgaagaggatgatgaagatgatgatgatgatgaatttgtaTTCTCTGCTAGCAGTCATAATTCAAaaggtaatgatgatgatgatgctacaGGAGGTTCTGGTGTTAATGTTACAGAAGCTGCTAATGAAAAAGTcgttgatgatttgatgaacgACACAGtgaatgaagaaagtggtgaagctTCGGGAAAGGGGGAGTCAGGTAAGACGCAGATTGCGTTTAGATGTGTATAGGGAGATGCTAAAAGATGTAAATCCTGAGATTCCCTTCGATTTTGAAGAGGATTTGGAATCGTTTGATATAAATAAACAACAAGATTACAAGTACGattatgttgaagatgctgataAATATGATCGAGTTGAAGTAGAGGAGTGTTCTGATAGTGAAAAGGTCGCTGAAGATACATCAAAAGTTCCAACTCTAATGGAGTTCTTCGCAGCAGAGAATAGAGAAGAGTTGCGACAAAAAGTGACTGAAGCTGTAAATGAGAATGTGTTTGGAAATCTGAAGAAAGATGCTGAGAAAGAAAGTCAATCAAATGTTGAAAAAGAAGATCGTTCGAAGTGGTTCAAAGACAGTCATGAGAGAAAGTTCAAGAGGCCTTTGAAGTATTTCCAACGTGATAGAACTGTTTCTCTTGGCGACATTATCAGTTGGGGATTTCTGCCACAAGTGAACGCGTACGCTATTCGTAGAGAGTACGACGTCCAATATTTCAAACAtttatatgacattatgtcattaccatggtgggacGTCGATGAATTATCTAAAGTAAGAAGCTTGGATTACCCAGTGAGGCAAAATGACAAGGCGATGTGGGGATACATTAAGTATGAAGCTCTAAAAGGTTTTCAAAAGTGGAAGCCTCATCGTCCTAGACGTGTTCAAAGGGTAGATCCAGTGACTGGTGTTACTGAAACAATTCTGAATGTAAAGTCTCCAAGAACTATGAAGACGATTCCTATGCCTGAAATGGAGCAGGATTTCTATAAAGGTTTTATTGATAGGGTTTACAGCTGCATCACAACTGAAGCGATCATAACTTACAGAGCTGGGGGTGAACTTAGAGATATTCACGTCTTTGATCCTATGTGGTTGGTGAACTGCTCCGCAAAAGACGTAGAATGCTTGTTCATTCACAAGATCCGTTATAAAGCAGCAGACATAGAGCAAGCACTACAATTTCAACGTGCAGTTTCGATGTGCTTTCAGAAACGTATAAACTCCAAAAGCAAGTGGAAATCTTCATGGTGGTCATtagatgaaaagatgaagaagaaagcgaAGCATGAGCGTGAACGTGAGAATCAAAGGATGGAAGAAAGGAGAGGTATGTTTATGAAacaacaacttgaagaagaaaaggcGAGGAAGCAAAAGAATGAAAAGATCAGAGTTGCGCTGAGTAGAAAGCCGAAACCGAAGGAAGAGAAATACAAAGCTATCTGAAGACCTACATTctagacaaagactgcggcttcatccaagggggagtttgttggtacacaatgtctaaagcctgcgtctttgttgTACTAGTTTCatgtatagggtccagataggtTGTTTTTGTATAGTTTAGGGGTTAAGCTTGTAATTTTATGATTTCATgtcataggttcgcttatatggtcaagtgacacataagcgaacctacaatgaagaaggttcgcttatgtggcctgtcatatgagcgaacctacattcctataaatacccctgtttAGTGTTTCAATTGTAACCTTG
This genomic stretch from Helianthus annuus cultivar XRQ/B chromosome 8, HanXRQr2.0-SUNRISE, whole genome shotgun sequence harbors:
- the LOC110876878 gene encoding glutamic acid-rich protein-like translates to MLIDHAYPQIDRNIKDDLLEQDHMSNNTLKQLAKYHPNHPEPDLIVENFGFIKDGNFVDPDPENHQNWRNQEEMNEVSYADELKILESFMTRKNEWFVKESGRRRRFATPTAEQGEGSSSKPKKKQKKKVQTMLIDEPNEDVPATNVEKEQEVAGDYTSDIQKEKEKVNDDIEGDDVDKETTSSSSSSDDEVVDEVEREKRMREEAEKEKLIRKRKRQEQEDAPYVPSPEHVSESQSTPRGRKKAVGRKKAMPKVRISKRPQKIVQKKQPEIERQKPPTPPHESTPPQSPIHQSPPRQPTPPLHSSPPRLPTPPNQPLHIPQSTPPPQHPFISSQDIFGTPPLSQLQPGSSSKGLHTPQDNLLEVGDFDFANTSQVLKLEKKMENGIAENKRLAAENKKETDREKLLVNRVQELEKKVEADQTEIDILKVRVSELEEEKNRRGAQNEYFKLKHKELNEAKRARDHEFYMLNKVVESMLGSSVEEKFEELQVEEVRAEHQAEIERQMKDKGKGVEGSSAVPEMALVPSMVTENPEPISAVSGLFEEETPMQELIGDSSDEEGDEDEEDDEDDDDDEFVFSASSHNSKGNDDDDATGGSGVNVTEAANEKVVDDLMNDTVNEESGEASGKGESGKTQIAFRCV